A single Tamandua tetradactyla isolate mTamTet1 chromosome X, mTamTet1.pri, whole genome shotgun sequence DNA region contains:
- the SRPX2 gene encoding sushi repeat-containing protein SRPX2 has translation MAYQVIQRGVLSLLLFLTPVVTPTWHAGSGYYPDESYNEVYAEAATQAPALDYRVPQWCYTLNIQDGEATCYSPRGGNYHSSLGTRCELSCDRGFRLIGRRSVQCLPSRRWSGTAYCRQLRCHALPFITSGTYTCTNGVLLDSRCDYSCSSGYHLEGDRSRICMEDGRWSGGEPVCVDIDPPKIRCPHSREKMAEPEKLTARVYWDPPLVKDSADGIITRVTLRGPEPGSHFPEGEHVIRYTAYDRAYNRASCKFIVKVQVRRCPTLKPPQHGYLTCSSAGDNYGATCEYHCDGGYDRQGTSSRVCQSSRQWSGSTPICVPMKINVNVNSAASLLDQFFEKQRLLIISAPDPSNRYYKMQISMLQQSTCGLDLRHVTIIELVGQPPQEVGRIREQQLSANIIEELRQFQRLTRSYFNMVLIDKQGIDRERYMEPITPEEIFTFIDDYLLSNQERTQRRVQKDICE, from the exons ATGGCCTATCAAGTAATTCAAAGAGGAGTTCTCTCTTTGCTGCTCTTCCTAACCCCAGTAGTGACACCAACATGGCATGCAG GTTCAGGCTACTATCCAGATGAAAGCTACAATGAAGTATATGCTGAAGCGGCCACACAGGCCCCAGCCCTAGACTACCGAG TCCCCCAATGGTGTTATACATTAAATATCCAGGATGGAGAAGCCACATGCTACTCACCAAGGGGAGGAAATTATCACAGCAGTCTGGGCACTCGTTGTGAGCTCTCCTGTGACCGGGGCTTCCGACTGATTGGACGGAGGTCTGTGCAATGCCTGCCAAGCCGCCGTTGGTCTGGAACTGCCTACTGTAGAC AGTTGAGATGCCACGCACTGCCATTCATCACTAGTGGCACCTACACCTGCACAAATGGGGTGCTTCTTGACTCCCGTTGTGACTACAGCTGTTCCAGTGGCTACCACCTGGAAGGTGACCGCAGCCGAATCTGCATGGAAGATGGGCGATGGAGTGGAGGCGAGCCTGTATGTGTAG ATATAGATCCCCCCAAGATCCGTTGTCCCCATTCACGAGAGAAGATGGCAGAGCCAGAGAAACTGACTGCTCGAGTATACTGGGACCCACCCTTAGTGAAAGATTCTGCTGATGGTATCATCACCAG GGTGACACTTCGGGGCCCTGAGCCTGGCTCTCACTTTCCTGAAGGAGAGCATGTGATTCGTTACACTGCTTATGACCGAGCCTACAACCGGGCCAGTTGCAAGTTCATTGTCAAAGTACAAG TGAGACGCTGCCCAACTCTGAAACCACCACAGCATGGCTACCTCACCTGCTCCTCAGCGGGAGACAACTATGGTGCCACCTGTGAATATCACTGTGATGGCGGTTATGACCGCCAAGGGACCTCCTCCCGGGTTTGCCAGTCCAGCCGCCAGTGGTCAGGATCAACACCCATCTGTGTTC CTATGAAAATTAATGTCAATGTCAACTCGGCTGCCAGTCTTCTGGATCAGTTCTTTGAGAAACAGCGACTCCTCATCATCTCAGCTCCTGATCCCTCCAACCGATATTATAAAATGCAGATCTCTATGCTACAG CAATCCACCTGTGGGCTGGACCTGCGTCACGTGACCATCATCGAGCTGGTGGGGCAGCCACCTCAGGAGGTTGGACGTATCAGGGAGCAACAGCTGTCAGCCAACATCATCGAGGAACTCAG GCAATTTCAGCGCCTCACCCGCTCCTACTTCAACATGGTATTGATTGACAAGCAGGGTATAGACCGGGAGCGCTACATGGAACCCATCACCCCTGAGGAAATATTCACGTTCATTGATGACTACCTACTGAGCAACCAGGAGCGAACCCAGCGCCGGGTGCAAAAGGATATATGCGAGTGA